The Chloroflexota bacterium genome contains a region encoding:
- a CDS encoding MaoC/PaaZ C-terminal domain-containing protein — protein MARVDQRVFFEDVEPGAALPDREFGPHTLVAAIQWAGVQENPSPTHTDRDAARAMRGLKTVIASGALREAYLARMLMDWAGPLGDLRRMSLRHTASTFEGDLMRFAARVVEKSPSSADPWVVCEFTGTNQDGVRIVEGRCTISLPRRTAAPTGAG, from the coding sequence ATGGCACGAGTCGACCAGCGCGTCTTCTTCGAGGACGTGGAGCCCGGAGCTGCGCTTCCTGATCGCGAGTTCGGACCCCACACCTTGGTCGCGGCGATCCAGTGGGCCGGCGTTCAGGAGAACCCCAGCCCCACCCATACCGATCGCGACGCGGCCCGGGCGATGCGGGGGCTCAAGACCGTCATCGCCAGCGGCGCGCTTCGCGAGGCTTACCTCGCCCGCATGCTCATGGATTGGGCCGGTCCTCTGGGCGACCTGCGCCGCATGAGCCTCCGGCACACAGCGTCGACCTTCGAAGGCGACCTGATGCGATTCGCCGCTCGCGTCGTCGAGAAATCGCCGTCGAGCGCCGACCCATGGGTCGTGTGCGAGTTCACCGGAACGAACCAAGACGGTGTGAGGATCGTCGAAGGGCGATGCACCATCTCCCTTCCCAGGAGAACGGCCGCTCCGACGGGCGCCGGGTGA
- a CDS encoding MaoC family dehydratase N-terminal domain-containing protein, with protein MIPSIENLVTDQMRACIGKTSPVMELPEEISASDVRRYVEATGDRNPLWMDDAYARAAGFRGRRVPPILILQVYRRAPEWEMGDAMPWAGIELPPNFTNTRNAGHEVEWLEPVYVGDRLTIQYRLVDVYARQGRSGPMLFLKRACEIRNQDGRLVVRVTSTSAKLPAARFSGAGSAPAD; from the coding sequence ATGATCCCGAGCATCGAGAATCTCGTGACCGACCAAATGCGCGCGTGCATCGGCAAAACGTCGCCGGTGATGGAGCTCCCCGAGGAGATCTCCGCCTCCGACGTCCGCCGGTACGTGGAGGCGACAGGAGATCGAAATCCGTTGTGGATGGACGACGCGTATGCGCGGGCCGCTGGATTTCGCGGCCGACGCGTCCCGCCGATCCTGATTCTCCAGGTGTACCGAAGGGCGCCCGAGTGGGAGATGGGCGATGCCATGCCGTGGGCGGGCATCGAGCTGCCGCCGAACTTTACCAACACCCGGAACGCCGGCCACGAGGTCGAATGGCTCGAGCCGGTGTACGTGGGCGACCGGCTCACGATCCAGTATCGCCTCGTGGATGTGTACGCGCGCCAGGGGCGGAGCGGGCCGATGCTGTTCCTCAAGCGAGCGTGCGAGATCCGCAATCAGGATGGCCGGCTGGTCGTGCGCGTCACTTCGACATCCGCGAAGCTCCCCGCCGCCCGGTTCTCAGGCGCGGGGTCGGCTCCCGCGGACTGA
- a CDS encoding ABC transporter substrate-binding protein, translating into MSGLDQPLLIATTGYHVGHQRSIRVAEEQGYFREEGLTEYVYDYRGLIPGPLEREGLALAMKEHGVDIACGANVDSVVHQWAKGEELFIVGGWRYMTRPKVISGRGITRPEHLRGKRIGLRELGGLSDRLIIVALIRAGIDPRTEVEWVMDPVFAYPDSQEHADMLRTGRVDAITTSGKFADQLVSEGFNLLLDGGAPERRRRPGRAIVATRLTIERRAAELTAFLKANLRAFWFWGDPRNFDYLYDLETRMRRDFTHNEDERKLRIMRRAPNMEDSLMPLDGQVDPGELQAVIDEMRLLGEIDTPIDARQIWRGECMERGFAELCTRDSLRDTISVVRGAIAAS; encoded by the coding sequence ATGAGTGGACTGGACCAGCCGCTCCTCATCGCCACGACCGGCTACCACGTCGGCCACCAGCGATCGATCCGGGTGGCCGAGGAACAGGGCTATTTTCGTGAGGAAGGGCTGACGGAATACGTGTACGACTACCGCGGCCTGATTCCGGGCCCACTCGAACGCGAAGGCCTGGCGCTCGCCATGAAGGAGCACGGCGTCGACATCGCCTGCGGCGCCAACGTCGATTCGGTCGTGCACCAGTGGGCCAAAGGCGAAGAGCTGTTCATCGTGGGCGGCTGGCGCTACATGACGCGGCCCAAAGTGATCAGCGGACGAGGGATCACGCGCCCCGAACACCTGCGCGGAAAGCGCATCGGCCTACGCGAGCTGGGCGGCCTCTCGGACCGTCTGATCATCGTGGCGCTCATTCGGGCAGGTATCGACCCCCGCACGGAAGTGGAGTGGGTCATGGACCCGGTGTTCGCATACCCGGACTCGCAGGAGCATGCGGACATGTTGCGGACCGGGCGGGTCGATGCCATCACGACGAGCGGGAAATTCGCGGACCAGCTCGTCAGCGAAGGGTTCAACCTGCTGCTCGATGGAGGAGCCCCAGAGCGCCGCCGCAGGCCGGGGCGCGCGATCGTGGCGACCCGCCTTACGATCGAGCGGCGTGCGGCAGAGCTGACCGCGTTCCTCAAAGCAAACCTTCGCGCATTCTGGTTTTGGGGAGACCCCAGGAACTTCGACTACCTCTACGATCTCGAAACGCGCATGCGCCGCGACTTCACCCACAACGAAGACGAGCGCAAGCTGCGGATTATGCGGCGCGCCCCGAATATGGAAGACAGCCTGATGCCGCTGGACGGGCAGGTTGACCCCGGCGAATTGCAGGCCGTCATTGACGAGATGCGCCTGCTCGGCGAGATCGACACACCGATCGACGCGCGCCAAATCTGGCGCGGCGAGTGTATGGAGCGCGGATTCGCCGAGCTGTGCACGCGCGATTCGCTCCGGGACACGATCAGCGTCGTGCGCGGAGCCATCGCGGCGTCGTGA
- a CDS encoding UbiD family decarboxylase, producing the protein MPYQSLGQFIDAADRMGDVKFIQGADRDRDVGCLTELGAEYSGPLLVFDRFDGFDPTFRVASNVHNNRRRYALALDLPPDAHPIELAKMLRRRQRGLELIAPTIVDDGPILSQQLAGDDVDVGLFPAPTWHSRDGGRYIGTGDIILMRDPETGLVNYGTYRACVQGRDRLSVWILQHKAGRIIAEKYWRAGLPCPVAVVLGCEPVTFLVATSGRTGRKYDYAGALRGEPVSVLPGTATGIPVPSEAEIVFEGHIPPPEEETAAEGPFGEWPGYYSHTGPECVIRVERISYRDEPIIYGSPPLRPILHWDSDLPGNAALMWEHLERSGISDVAGVWGHCNGLMVVIALRQRYAGHARQALLAAAGLRSGASMYSTYVAVDDDIDPSNMRDVLWALCTRVNPDRALQVIPSAWTSDLDPRLTPVQKESGDFTIGRTLIDACRPFAWRESFPDSNVFSADERADVSARWRSLIEELAHWQPTLRAAAVGS; encoded by the coding sequence ATGCCATACCAATCGTTGGGCCAGTTCATCGACGCGGCTGATCGAATGGGCGATGTCAAATTCATCCAAGGCGCGGACCGGGACCGCGACGTTGGCTGCCTGACGGAGCTGGGCGCCGAGTACAGCGGACCGTTGCTCGTGTTCGATCGATTCGATGGATTCGACCCGACCTTCCGCGTCGCGAGCAACGTCCACAACAATCGTCGTCGATACGCCCTAGCCCTCGATCTTCCTCCCGATGCCCATCCCATCGAACTGGCGAAGATGCTCCGCCGGCGGCAGCGCGGTCTGGAGCTCATTGCACCCACCATCGTGGACGACGGCCCGATCCTGAGCCAGCAGCTCGCTGGCGACGACGTGGACGTCGGTCTCTTCCCGGCGCCAACGTGGCATTCGCGGGATGGCGGGCGCTACATCGGAACGGGAGACATCATCCTCATGCGCGATCCGGAGACGGGGCTCGTGAACTACGGCACGTATCGCGCGTGCGTCCAGGGGCGCGATCGCCTGAGCGTTTGGATCCTCCAGCACAAGGCCGGTCGGATCATCGCGGAGAAGTACTGGCGCGCGGGCCTGCCGTGCCCTGTCGCCGTGGTTCTCGGGTGCGAGCCGGTCACATTCCTCGTCGCGACGAGTGGCCGGACCGGCCGCAAGTACGACTACGCCGGCGCGCTGCGCGGAGAGCCGGTCTCCGTGCTTCCGGGGACCGCCACGGGAATTCCCGTCCCATCCGAGGCCGAGATCGTGTTCGAAGGCCACATCCCACCGCCGGAGGAAGAAACTGCGGCGGAGGGACCCTTCGGAGAATGGCCCGGCTACTATTCCCACACCGGGCCCGAATGCGTAATCCGTGTCGAACGGATCTCCTACCGAGACGAGCCCATCATCTACGGGAGCCCGCCGCTCCGGCCGATCCTGCACTGGGACAGCGATCTGCCGGGGAATGCCGCGCTCATGTGGGAACACTTGGAACGAAGCGGGATCAGCGACGTGGCGGGGGTGTGGGGACACTGCAACGGCCTGATGGTTGTGATCGCCCTCCGACAGCGCTACGCGGGGCACGCTCGGCAGGCGCTGCTCGCGGCAGCCGGTTTGCGATCCGGCGCCAGCATGTACAGCACGTACGTGGCGGTGGACGACGACATCGATCCATCGAACATGCGCGACGTGCTGTGGGCGCTGTGCACGCGCGTGAATCCCGACCGGGCCCTGCAGGTGATCCCGTCCGCCTGGACGAGCGATCTCGATCCGCGGCTGACCCCTGTCCAGAAAGAATCGGGCGACTTCACCATCGGCCGGACCTTGATCGACGCGTGCCGCCCGTTTGCATGGCGCGAGAGCTTTCCTGACAGCAACGTGTTCTCCGCGGACGAGCGCGCCGACGTAAGCGCGCGCTGGCGCTCGCTCATCGAGGAGCTGGCGCACTGGCAGCCGACGCTGCGCGCAGCCGCGGTGGGTTCGTAG
- a CDS encoding ABC transporter ATP-binding protein, with protein sequence MLLIESLTKRFGPMTAVDDLDLEIREGEFFTFLGPSGCGKTTTLRCIGGLEKPDAGAIRLGSRALVDVNRRLFVPPERRNMGMVFQSYALWPHMTVFENVAYPLKLRRTPRTEIRRRVEETLRLVGLGELSNRQAPQLSGGQQQRVALARALVFSPEVLLLDEPLSNLDALLRDEMRRQLKELQARLGVTTIFVTHDQVEALSVSDRIAIMNNGHLEQLGTPRDVYTNPATPFAQSFLGRTLTVDGRVTRIDDGAAHVALVGVEGVELTASRIAKLPRRGEALHPGDLVQLSIRPEQIAVTCERAGNPKNVVPARIRSTLFVGDRFEYVAEVGQARHVLSLPTTQIFNVGDEVYLELPPEALCVWPG encoded by the coding sequence ATGCTCCTCATCGAATCCTTGACGAAGCGCTTCGGCCCGATGACCGCCGTGGACGACCTCGATCTCGAAATCCGCGAGGGGGAGTTCTTCACCTTTCTGGGTCCGAGCGGCTGCGGAAAGACGACCACCCTCCGATGTATTGGCGGGCTCGAAAAGCCCGATGCAGGCGCCATCCGACTTGGCAGCCGGGCCCTCGTCGACGTCAACCGTCGGCTGTTCGTTCCGCCCGAGCGCCGGAACATGGGGATGGTGTTTCAGTCGTACGCGCTGTGGCCGCACATGACGGTGTTCGAAAACGTCGCCTATCCTCTCAAGCTACGGCGGACACCCAGGACGGAGATTCGTCGCCGCGTCGAGGAGACGCTTCGTCTTGTTGGGCTGGGCGAGCTTTCCAACCGCCAGGCCCCCCAGCTCAGTGGCGGCCAGCAGCAGCGCGTCGCGCTGGCGCGCGCCCTGGTGTTCTCGCCGGAGGTCCTGCTGCTCGATGAGCCACTCAGCAACCTCGACGCGCTGCTCCGCGACGAGATGCGCCGCCAGTTGAAAGAGCTGCAGGCCCGCCTCGGCGTAACGACGATCTTCGTGACGCACGATCAGGTCGAGGCGCTCAGCGTGTCCGATCGCATCGCAATCATGAACAACGGCCATCTCGAGCAGCTCGGCACCCCGCGAGACGTCTACACAAATCCAGCCACGCCCTTTGCCCAGAGCTTCCTCGGACGCACCCTGACGGTCGACGGGCGGGTCACCCGCATCGACGACGGCGCTGCCCACGTCGCTCTCGTGGGCGTCGAGGGCGTGGAGCTGACGGCATCCCGGATCGCGAAGCTGCCACGCCGTGGCGAGGCGCTCCACCCGGGCGATCTCGTTCAGCTATCCATCCGTCCTGAGCAGATCGCCGTCACGTGCGAGCGCGCGGGGAATCCCAAGAACGTCGTGCCTGCTCGCATCCGGTCGACCCTCTTCGTGGGCGATCGGTTCGAATACGTCGCGGAAGTTGGCCAGGCGAGGCACGTCTTGTCCCTCCCGACAACTCAGATCTTCAACGTGGGCGACGAGGTCTATCTCGAACTCCCGCCGGAGGCGCTCTGCGTGTGGCCCGGGTAG
- a CDS encoding iron ABC transporter permease yields the protein MVVLIGAFAFYLVYPLALILINSFNVARIGQPPVYGIGAWVDAWGTPGLFQALGNTIAVAFWYQVLSFPLGVVLAWILGRTNLPWARGFEFLFWLSFFLPALSTTLGWILILDPRQGLLNQVTAHLFGLQAGPFNIYSFWGIIWVHLVSHAVSSKVMLLTPAFRNMDAALEEASRMAGASTWSTFLRVTLPVLTPPLVIVFMLAFLRLFESFEIELLLGTPINFFVYSTKIVQLVRQEPPLVGQATALGSVTLLLLVVGVPIQRWLTTRRSFTTVTGRMKPALIDLGRWRWPMFALVALIVALLVVVPIFSVVAGSFMTRFGFFAIAQPWTIANWQRTLGSTAFLRSLGNTLVIAGSAAVAGPLLFALVGYVVVRAKGVWGRGLLDAILWVPSVIPGALAGLGLLWMFLGTPLFTPLYGTIFVLIIASVMGSVTLSTQIMKSAFLQLGPELEEGSRMSGAGWLGTYVRIVVPLIAPTLILVATLKFMFTANATSSVVMLATSETRPLSLLILDMVAAGQREAATVVTVIITGLTLGVAMLARSLGLNLGVRT from the coding sequence ATGGTGGTCCTGATTGGTGCCTTTGCCTTCTACCTCGTCTACCCATTGGCGCTCATCCTCATCAACAGCTTCAACGTCGCCCGCATCGGCCAGCCTCCCGTGTACGGGATCGGCGCCTGGGTGGACGCGTGGGGGACTCCGGGCCTATTTCAGGCGCTCGGAAATACCATAGCGGTCGCGTTCTGGTATCAGGTCTTGTCCTTTCCTCTGGGCGTCGTCCTCGCGTGGATCCTGGGGCGCACCAACCTTCCATGGGCGCGTGGGTTCGAGTTCCTCTTCTGGCTTTCGTTCTTTCTCCCGGCGCTTTCGACAACCCTTGGATGGATTCTCATCCTCGATCCACGTCAGGGGCTGCTAAATCAGGTCACGGCGCACCTCTTCGGGCTGCAGGCAGGGCCGTTCAACATCTACTCGTTCTGGGGAATCATCTGGGTCCATCTCGTTTCCCACGCCGTGTCCTCGAAGGTCATGTTGCTGACGCCCGCCTTCCGCAACATGGACGCCGCCCTGGAGGAAGCCAGCCGGATGGCGGGCGCGTCGACGTGGTCGACGTTCCTGCGAGTGACGCTGCCCGTGCTCACTCCGCCGCTCGTGATCGTGTTCATGCTGGCCTTCTTGCGCCTCTTTGAGTCCTTCGAGATCGAGCTGCTGCTGGGGACGCCCATCAACTTCTTCGTGTACTCGACCAAGATCGTCCAGCTGGTGCGGCAGGAGCCTCCCCTGGTCGGCCAGGCCACGGCTTTGGGAAGCGTTACCCTCTTGCTGCTGGTTGTCGGCGTCCCGATCCAGCGTTGGCTCACAACTCGGCGAAGCTTCACGACGGTCACCGGACGCATGAAGCCCGCGCTGATCGACCTCGGCCGGTGGCGATGGCCGATGTTCGCCCTCGTAGCGCTGATCGTCGCGCTGCTGGTCGTGGTCCCAATTTTCTCGGTCGTGGCGGGCAGTTTCATGACCCGTTTCGGCTTTTTCGCCATCGCGCAGCCGTGGACCATTGCGAACTGGCAGCGAACGCTGGGGAGCACGGCGTTTCTTCGCTCGCTCGGCAACACATTGGTCATCGCGGGCAGCGCGGCGGTGGCCGGGCCGCTCCTCTTCGCGCTCGTCGGGTACGTCGTCGTCCGGGCGAAGGGGGTCTGGGGCCGCGGCCTGCTCGACGCCATTCTCTGGGTGCCCAGCGTGATACCGGGGGCCCTGGCCGGGCTCGGATTGCTCTGGATGTTCCTGGGGACACCCCTCTTCACCCCGCTGTACGGGACCATCTTCGTACTCATCATCGCGTCGGTCATGGGCAGCGTCACCCTGTCAACCCAGATCATGAAGAGCGCGTTCCTCCAGCTCGGGCCCGAGCTGGAGGAGGGATCGCGAATGTCCGGCGCAGGCTGGCTCGGCACCTACGTGCGCATCGTCGTTCCACTCATCGCTCCCACGCTTATCCTAGTCGCGACGTTAAAGTTCATGTTCACGGCCAATGCGACGTCGAGCGTGGTGATGCTGGCAACCTCCGAAACACGCCCGCTTTCGCTCTTGATCCTCGACATGGTGGCCGCTGGCCAGCGCGAGGCGGCAACGGTCGTTACCGTTATCATCACCGGACTGACCCTGGGGGTCGCGATGCTCGCGCGCTCGCTGGGGCTGAACCTCGGCGTCAGGACGTGA